The DNA sequence TTTTTCTTCTTCGGATTATTCTATGGGAGCTGAAAAGGCTATTATAGGCGACAGAATTGCTTTTCAGCTTTTTCCTGAGGGCAGGGCTGTAGGTAAATTTATTACTTTGCCGATTCGGTCAGGCAGCGAAAACTCTCCTCCTCATATTGTGCGCCTTCAGGTTATAGGCGTTGTAAAACCCAAAAATACCTGGGTGATCCGCACCTCGGATGCCGTCTTTGTTCCAAGAAAATTTGCCCTGCGCAAACTTCCGGGAAAGGTATCTGAGGCTGTTTGGGCAGCCGAAGTTGCTATCTCGGACCCTAAGGACTCCTCCAATGTTGAAGTAAAGATTCAAGATTTTTCTGAAGAACTGTCGGGCGGTAATCGGTTTGCAATCTGGGTGTACTCTGCCCGCCAGCAGTTTGAACAAATGACTAAGATTACCGGAATGGTAAGTCTTGTTCTTTCGGCCATAGCCGGAATATCCTTGCTTGTCGGGGGAATAGGCATTATGAATATAATGCTTGTTACCGTTACCGAACGCCGAAGGGAGATAGGTATAAGAAAGGCTCTCGGGGCTACTGGCGGAGCCATAAGAATGCAGTTTTTAATAGAGTCGGCTTCTCTCACTCTTACAGGGGGGCTCATAGGTATAGTTTTAGGGCTTTTAATCAGTAAGCTGATTGTAAATGTGTTCTTCCCTCCCGAAATAATCTTTTTACCCAATTTTTCGGGCTCGCTTATAGCCTTTTCGGTCAGCGTATGTACGGGAATATTTTTCGGCCTTCATCCTGCTATCAAGGCTGCAAGGCTTGATCCCGTCCTAGCCCTTGCAGAATAAATGAGGTTTTCTTATGGATATTGAAGCTTTAGAATTGCGTGCCCTGAGTATTCAGGCCGCAAGAGAATTTTTTATTAAGAATAATTATTTGGAATTGGATACGCCGGCTCTTTCGGGAGAGCTAATCCCCGAAACCTGTTTGGAAGTTTTTAAAACGGAATATCTAAGTCCGTCCTTGTCAAAAGATACCCATCGGGGAAAAGCTCTTTTTTTGGTTCCCTCGCCCGAAGTTTATATTAAGCCGATAATAGCCCAAACTTCCCGCTCGGTTTTTCAAATTTCAAAATGCTACCGCAACGCAGAATCGATAGGCAATATCCACAGCCCCGAATTTACCATGCTCGAATATTATACGGTAAACGCAAACTATAAAGATTCCGTAAAGATAAGCGAAGAATTTTTAAGCCATGTTTCCGATAGGGTAAAAGAAAATCCTCTTGTTGACGGGGAGGTCTTAAAAATCTTGTCAAAGGGATTTGAGTGTCTGACTATGGACGAGGCCTTTAGAAAATACGCAGGAGTGCCTTTAAGTACGGAACATTCATCGGAAGAACTCGCTTACTACGCCGAAAACTTAGGTCTCGGAGAGGCTGAAAACTATTCGGATTGGAAAGAGGATGATTTATATGAGCTTATTTTAGTCCACGCCGTCGAGCCCAATCTTCCTAAAAACAGACTCATAGCCCTTTTGGATTATCCCGCCTTTGTACCCTGCCTTGCCGCAGAAAATTCCGCAAAGGTTTTTAATAAAAAAAATGAAGTTCTTGAATGGAAGACCGTCGAGCGATGGGAAGTTTATTTAAACGGGGTTGAGCTTGCCAACTGCTATACCGAAGAAAGGGATAAAAACAAAATAAATTCTTATTTTAAAAACGAAAACGAATTAAAGCAAAAAAACGCTCTCGTTCCGCATCCGCCGGTAAAAAATTTCGGAGAGACTTGCTCTATGATGCCGCCATGCTCCGGTGTTGCCATGGGCTTCGACCGCCTTATCATGCTTTTAGCCGGAAAAAAAACTCTCGATTTTGTGATATACGGTAAAAGTTTTTAATTATTTAAGATAATTTGTCCTATAATATTATATGAGGTTTTGTTTTAAATTCATTGGCGTTTCAAATTTACGTGTGGAAATTGGGAACATATTGAAAAGCGTTTGCATTATATGATAAAAAATCCTCAAGAAATATACACAACCTATCCTATATAAATGCAATTAAACTCATAGTCTTGCCGGTTATCCTGATTGTTTTTTTTTGTATTTTATAATATACTGCTGACGTATAAAATAAATAATTTGGAGGTAATAATGAACCCATTGCAGAACACTGAACCTAAGGAAGTATTTAAATGGTTTTACGAAATCTCTCAGGTGCCGAGAGGTTCGGGAAATGAAAGAGCTATCAGCGATTTTCTTGTAAAATTTGCAAAAGATAGAAATCTTGAAGTACATCAAGATAAGGCTATGAATGTTATCATAAAGAAGCCCGGAACTGCCGGCTATGAAAAATCTCCGACGGTTATTATTCAGGGGCATATGGATATGGTTTGTGAGAAGGATGCTTCCTCAAACCATGATTTTTTAAAGGATCCTATTAAATTCGTTGTAAAAGGCGAAATGCTCTATGCCGACAAGACAACTCTCGGAGGAGATGACGGTATAGCAGTCGCATACGCTCTTACCGTTCTTGATTCAAAGGATATTCCCCACCCGCCGCTCGAAGTTTTAATTACGACAGAAGAGGAAACGGGTATGGGCGGAGCGATGGCTCTTACCGATGAACACCTGCAAGGAACACGCCTTTTAAATATAGACTCGGAAGAAGAAGGCGTATTTTTGGTAAGCTGTGCAGGCGGGGCTAATATCCATGTCTTTTTCGATATAAAGAAAGAAGCAGCCAAAGGAAAATTCTTAAAAATCACAGTTGGGGGTCTCCTTGGTGGACATTCAGGTATCGAGATCAATAAGCAGAGAGCCAACTCAATTAAACTTTTGGGAAGAATTCTTTATAACATCAAGCAAAACGAAAAAATCAATATAGTAGAAATTTCAGGCGGTTCAAAACACAATGCTATTGCAAAGGATGCCCATGCAGTAATCGCTGCAGAAAATACGGAAGCCGTTTTGAAGATTGTCGAAAAAATGACTGCCGATTTTAAGGGAGAATACAGAGCCGTTGACAAACTTTTAACTGTTACGGCAAATGAAACTCAAAATCCGTCGGGTCAAATGTTTACAAAAGAGCTTACCTTAAATCTAATTGATTTTATGGCAAGTATTCCCAACGGTGTGCAATATATGAGCATGGAGATTCACGGCCTTGTTCAGACAAGTTTAAATAACGGAGTTTTGGAAGAAATTGATGGAAAAATCAAATTTACAACCTCTGTACGAAGCAGCGTAAAGAGTGCCTTGGATGAAATTGTGGACATACTTAGAATCCAAGCCGAGCGCTGCGGAGCCGAATTCAAAAAAAATTCGGAATATCCCGCTTGGGAGTACAGCCCCGATTCTCCTGTACGCGATGCTGCTGTCAATGTTTATAAAAAGCTTAACAACAAGGAGCCCGTTATTACGGCGATACATGCAGGGCTTGAATGCGGTCTTTTAAAGAAGACTCTTCCTAAAGTCGATGCTGTAAGTTTTGGGCCCAATTTGTATGATGTTCATACTCCTAACGAGCACATGGACATTGCCTCTGTAGAACGCGTATGGAAATTCTTGCTGGCCTATCTAGCTGAATTAAAGAATTAAAAATAAAGTGTAAAAATTGAAGCCTAACCGAGTCAGGCTTATTAAAAAACTAAAAAGGGGCATGAAGTCATGCCCCTTATGGGAGTTGTGCTTTGAGCCGCCTAAGACGGATACTCACATCTCCCTCTTAATATAATTCTAACATAATTATTACAATTGTCAAGTGAAATAATCATAAAAATTTAATTTTTTTTCTCGCCGAAGCTCTTATATGATATATAAAGCAGGTTAAAGAGTGTTCCCAGTAAAAGAATAAACGCCCATGTTCTTGCATGTATAAAAGGATTTTTTATCGGCAAAAAAAGGTCTGATAGAACGGAACTTAAATTAGTTACAATATCCCATGAATTCCACCTTAAAAATCTTCCCAAATAGATACCGAAAGCTGAAAGATATATCACAAAAACCAAAACAATTTGCGGGTATTTTATATTAAAAAGTTTTTTAATCTTGGCTTCGATAAAATCCAAACTTACAAAACCGTAAAAAAGACCTGCAAAGCTGTAAGAAAACAATAGGATTAAATCATACCAGCGCATTGTTGAAGCTGCCGTTTTTAGATGGATAAAATCGGTTACAATGTAAAGGGCATTGGGAAAAAATAGAAGCCAGATAGTCATAAAAACAATAAAAATTATTTTGTTATTGTTTTTTGATAGGTATAGCGCTGAAGAAATAAGCCATGGTATAAAGGCCAAAAATAAGTTCCAGACCAAAAAAAGTAAAAAATAGTTTTCTGCTATAAAAATTCTGCATACCGATAAAAAAGTACAGAAAAAAGACAAGAACATCAAGGCAAAGGTACTTTTAATTCGGAATATATTTTTAAAGTAATGTCTCATTTATTTTAAATTTTCATATATGCGCATTAAATTTGTCTTCATGCGTTCAAGGTAGCTTTTGTTATCTTCAGGGCTTTCGATTGTGTAAATTTTTTCAACCTTGGCTCCAAGCTCTGTTGCAAGGGTTTTTGAAACAAGGGGGCTTGCGAGTTCTTCCGTAAAGATAACTTTTACTTTATGCTCCCTGCAATATTCGACAAGTTTTGCAAGTTCTTTTGGATTCGCTTCGTTGTCATTAAAGATATCTGTTACCGAATTTTGCTCTAAGGAAAAATCTCTGCAAAGATATCCGAAGGCTGCGTGTCCCGTTACAAAGTGCTTGTTTTTTACTTTAGAAAATTTCTCGATATATTCTTTTAAAAGTTCGTCAAGCTCGGCAATGTATTTACTTGCATTTTCTTTATAGCTTTTTGCATTTGCAGGGTCAGCCGTAGTCAGAGCATTTTCAATATTTTTAACTATAATTTTTGCAGAAGATAGACTGAGCCATGTATGAGGATCGAATTCTCCGTGATGGCAGTGTTCATGTCCCTTGCCGTGTTTGTGCTGCCCGGCACAAACTTC is a window from the Treponema denticola genome containing:
- a CDS encoding aminoacyl-histidine dipeptidase; amino-acid sequence: MNPLQNTEPKEVFKWFYEISQVPRGSGNERAISDFLVKFAKDRNLEVHQDKAMNVIIKKPGTAGYEKSPTVIIQGHMDMVCEKDASSNHDFLKDPIKFVVKGEMLYADKTTLGGDDGIAVAYALTVLDSKDIPHPPLEVLITTEEETGMGGAMALTDEHLQGTRLLNIDSEEEGVFLVSCAGGANIHVFFDIKKEAAKGKFLKITVGGLLGGHSGIEINKQRANSIKLLGRILYNIKQNEKINIVEISGGSKHNAIAKDAHAVIAAENTEAVLKIVEKMTADFKGEYRAVDKLLTVTANETQNPSGQMFTKELTLNLIDFMASIPNGVQYMSMEIHGLVQTSLNNGVLEEIDGKIKFTTSVRSSVKSALDEIVDILRIQAERCGAEFKKNSEYPAWEYSPDSPVRDAAVNVYKKLNNKEPVITAIHAGLECGLLKKTLPKVDAVSFGPNLYDVHTPNEHMDIASVERVWKFLLAYLAELKN
- a CDS encoding EF-P lysine aminoacylase GenX; translation: MDIEALELRALSIQAAREFFIKNNYLELDTPALSGELIPETCLEVFKTEYLSPSLSKDTHRGKALFLVPSPEVYIKPIIAQTSRSVFQISKCYRNAESIGNIHSPEFTMLEYYTVNANYKDSVKISEEFLSHVSDRVKENPLVDGEVLKILSKGFECLTMDEAFRKYAGVPLSTEHSSEELAYYAENLGLGEAENYSDWKEDDLYELILVHAVEPNLPKNRLIALLDYPAFVPCLAAENSAKVFNKKNEVLEWKTVERWEVYLNGVELANCYTEERDKNKINSYFKNENELKQKNALVPHPPVKNFGETCSMMPPCSGVAMGFDRLIMLLAGKKTLDFVIYGKSF
- a CDS encoding DUF1361 domain-containing protein, with translation MRHYFKNIFRIKSTFALMFLSFFCTFLSVCRIFIAENYFLLFLVWNLFLAFIPWLISSALYLSKNNNKIIFIVFMTIWLLFFPNALYIVTDFIHLKTAASTMRWYDLILLFSYSFAGLFYGFVSLDFIEAKIKKLFNIKYPQIVLVFVIYLSAFGIYLGRFLRWNSWDIVTNLSSVLSDLFLPIKNPFIHARTWAFILLLGTLFNLLYISYKSFGEKKN
- a CDS encoding ABC transporter permease, whose translation is MFEDFINALHNFRTNKMRTLLSLLGIVIGVTSVIIVTSLASSLSNSMIKEFEEFSMDIINIGTQVDNPEFAGEGKSIKFDEAFRKKLMQKIPEIKHVFYSNTFQASIIRNDLKIDSIDVEGIEAERLESHRVVMDYGSFFSSSDYSMGAEKAIIGDRIAFQLFPEGRAVGKFITLPIRSGSENSPPHIVRLQVIGVVKPKNTWVIRTSDAVFVPRKFALRKLPGKVSEAVWAAEVAISDPKDSSNVEVKIQDFSEELSGGNRFAIWVYSARQQFEQMTKITGMVSLVLSAIAGISLLVGGIGIMNIMLVTVTERRREIGIRKALGATGGAIRMQFLIESASLTLTGGLIGIVLGLLISKLIVNVFFPPEIIFLPNFSGSLIAFSVSVCTGIFFGLHPAIKAARLDPVLALAE
- a CDS encoding metal ABC transporter solute-binding protein, Zn/Mn family, with protein sequence MKSILKTCLFIALLSSVNLFAMGAKEMPDNGKKNVAVTFDAMKELTQAVAGDNVNISVIIPPGMEAHDFEPKAKDLAFLSKADILIYNGLGMEFWLDEAVQAVNNKKLIMVEASSGIEAIKAGHHNHDEHGEDCDCEVCAGQHKHGKGHEHCHHGEFDPHTWLSLSSAKIIVKNIENALTTADPANAKSYKENASKYIAELDELLKEYIEKFSKVKNKHFVTGHAAFGYLCRDFSLEQNSVTDIFNDNEANPKELAKLVEYCREHKVKVIFTEELASPLVSKTLATELGAKVEKIYTIESPEDNKSYLERMKTNLMRIYENLK